In Campylobacter vicugnae, a genomic segment contains:
- a CDS encoding glycosyltransferase family 9 protein, with product MGLSIGVFGNIGKIGDEMVCLPAYYVLKCLYPNSHLTLISNSNNAKNLFTNLEFIDDIISFDTYKDSRGGYNREFDILLVINHNSINTLKIAKTILAKRRIATFSQTLMLKNGIFFVSKIERFINPYWRQSHMEIQRYINLVREIDHKIFDKNYHFIDFNQIRLKTSKIHKDYIDKVLQNIKYKKYDKIIGICPFSQTSMRKDMNFNLNEWLKIVNILSNKFQNYLFLILSYPKANNFDCQKNNVFVFKNNNDLLNLVEITSRLDLLLSSDTGNVHIADNLKIPTLEIISKKTYNQWRGGWYGGYCKAIPLPYKWNKNKYKDKYLDKFISEAILILNKL from the coding sequence ATGGGTTTAAGTATTGGAGTATTTGGAAATATTGGTAAAATTGGCGATGAAATGGTGTGTTTGCCAGCATATTATGTTTTAAAATGTCTATATCCAAATTCTCATTTAACATTAATTTCAAATAGTAATAATGCTAAGAATTTATTTACAAATTTAGAATTTATAGATGATATTATCTCTTTTGATACCTATAAAGATAGCAGGGGGGGGTATAATAGAGAATTTGATATTCTTTTAGTGATTAATCATAATAGTATTAATACCTTAAAAATAGCAAAAACTATATTAGCTAAAAGGAGAATTGCTACTTTTTCTCAGACTTTAATGCTTAAAAACGGGATCTTTTTTGTATCTAAAATAGAGCGTTTTATAAATCCATACTGGCGTCAAAGTCATATGGAAATTCAAAGATATATTAATCTTGTAAGAGAAATAGATCATAAAATATTTGATAAAAATTATCACTTTATAGATTTTAATCAAATTAGACTAAAAACTTCTAAAATTCATAAAGATTACATTGATAAAGTGTTGCAAAATATTAAATATAAGAAGTATGATAAGATTATAGGTATTTGCCCGTTTTCGCAAACTTCAATGAGAAAAGATATGAATTTCAACTTAAACGAGTGGTTGAAAATAGTTAATATATTATCAAATAAATTTCAAAATTATCTTTTTTTGATATTGAGTTATCCTAAGGCTAACAATTTTGATTGCCAAAAAAATAATGTTTTTGTATTTAAAAATAATAATGACCTATTAAATCTTGTAGAGATTACTTCTAGGCTAGATTTATTGCTTAGTTCAGATACTGGTAATGTTCATATAGCTGATAATTTGAAAATACCAACTTTAGAAATAATTTCTAAGAAAACATATAATCAGTGGCGTGGCGGTTGGTATGGAGGATATTGCAAGGCTATACCTTTACCGTATAAATGGAATAAGAATAAGTATAAGGATAAATATTTGGATAAATTTATATCGGAGGCGATATTAAT
- the miaA gene encoding tRNA (adenosine(37)-N6)-dimethylallyltransferase MiaA: MFYEIAIIGTTASGKSDLAINVANELDGVILSLDSLCLYKEIDIASAKPSADELKLIKHFGIDLIRPDVDFCVGDFISEYQRAKNYAQTYNIPLIITGGSGFYLKSMLNGLAPKIDDIKIDISDDQIWDLAMRIDMDFCAKFSKNDKFRLHKWYQIYTQTDSIPSKWLRENTSKPTIENLPIFELIWNKVELIERIKIRTKKMLQSGLINEAEYLFKSYDSSLKPLNSIGLKECKEYLDSQIDIDELKNLIIIHTAQLAKRQRTFNKGFDSIKIDAKNLNPNQFISKIKELNPIN, from the coding sequence ATGTTTTATGAGATTGCAATTATTGGGACTACTGCAAGCGGAAAAAGCGACCTAGCTATAAATGTGGCAAATGAGCTTGATGGGGTGATTTTAAGTCTTGATTCTTTATGTTTGTATAAAGAGATTGATATAGCAAGTGCTAAGCCTAGTGCTGATGAATTAAAACTTATAAAGCATTTTGGAATAGATCTTATTAGGCCTGATGTGGATTTTTGCGTAGGAGATTTTATATCTGAATATCAAAGGGCTAAAAATTATGCACAAACGTACAATATTCCACTTATTATCACAGGTGGTAGTGGATTTTATCTAAAATCTATGTTAAATGGCTTAGCCCCAAAAATAGATGATATAAAAATAGATATTAGTGATGATCAAATTTGGGATTTAGCAATGAGAATTGATATGGATTTTTGTGCTAAATTTAGTAAAAATGATAAATTTAGACTACATAAATGGTATCAAATTTACACTCAAACAGATTCTATTCCATCAAAATGGTTAAGAGAAAATACAAGCAAACCAACAATAGAAAATTTGCCAATTTTTGAATTAATATGGAATAAGGTAGAGCTTATAGAGCGTATTAAAATCCGCACAAAAAAAATGCTACAAAGCGGACTAATCAATGAGGCTGAGTATCTATTTAAAAGCTATGATAGCTCACTAAAACCGCTAAATTCTATAGGACTTAAAGAGTGCAAGGAGTATCTAGATTCGCAAATTGATATAGATGAACTTAAAAATTTAATTATCATCCATACCGCTCAACTAGCCAAACGCCAAAGAACCTTTAATAAAGGGTTTGATTCAATCAAAATAGATGCAAAAAATTTAAACCCCAATCAATTCATATCCAAAATTAAAGAGCTAAATCCCATCAACTAA
- a CDS encoding DUF7494 domain-containing protein, which yields MRYVIFFLFLCSCLHAFTFSINSGKHSGNPYYIIHLQDDKEMICDERNNEKNKIYSCKIFTKLDQNLKNQDLPFARISFHRLSDGFVVIIQPKSISRIFNANNRLFDSHNSKADKTNRSKHFTININKHLNELDTSYIDGIDFPIKYPNLLHPSVGALDLNKEPITYNENGDMGIYLSIKRSYERQNYKEVIFESQKAINMHPDSIFLGEFLLYQIRSMDKLIKEESQYQAIQKMNKNIIESAKTWIRFNGSDRNYPEVLYISMIAHLSSDLRDDAEYILDMLMTEHGNDQWTKRAIMGYADYLVAHGKLTDGMRFYEDVLYSSNDIDIASEASLKLVKIYLSQQRFSEAAQYIDRVVTANPKYILAHKSYSIEIADELRANNLFDTAAKIYKSVFMDSNLHDSYYEISLRRLGTTIVRGKDPVSAYEYLQRYKKEFPDNEFSSEIEHSLDYLFFDMPGKSSDEKHAHYNNLLEKYPGQELAKKALIEEVKLSFEEKKYANILKLNRLIADLNQSNISDMMQASALNLANRYNQNLDCLDAIALVDEYDLESKIADQLKLFNCYDRTKRYASAYNLVEQNLNEPNLNNRVVWLNNLTKINYKLSRFTSAIDSSFKAVDLASKVPYSDPSEAIIYRFYSLLKLDRFDEAISALKTIEDNKGIDIMLIEAYDTAMTYANDKGDKLAKDYAKKVLDLQDKLNIDTFSPEANFVYIDNLVANSEFKEAKNEILELLPKDLKPQNRARALQKMAQIEISQNRYKAAVSYINECLNISENSQWKELCKEQKRLVDGI from the coding sequence ATGAGATATGTAATTTTTTTCCTATTTTTATGCTCTTGTTTGCACGCTTTTACCTTTAGTATTAATAGTGGCAAGCATAGTGGCAATCCCTACTATATCATACATCTTCAAGATGACAAAGAGATGATATGTGATGAGAGAAATAATGAAAAAAATAAGATATATAGTTGTAAAATATTTACAAAATTAGACCAGAATTTAAAAAACCAAGACTTGCCATTTGCTAGGATTAGCTTTCATCGCTTAAGTGATGGTTTTGTCGTAATAATCCAACCTAAGAGCATATCTAGAATATTTAATGCCAATAATAGGCTATTTGACTCACATAACTCCAAAGCTGATAAAACCAATCGCTCTAAACACTTTACAATTAATATAAATAAACATCTAAATGAGCTAGATACAAGCTATATTGATGGAATTGATTTTCCTATTAAATATCCAAATTTGCTCCATCCTAGTGTAGGGGCTTTAGATTTAAATAAAGAGCCAATTACATATAATGAAAATGGAGATATGGGGATATATCTCTCAATCAAAAGAAGCTATGAGCGTCAAAATTATAAAGAGGTAATTTTTGAGAGTCAAAAGGCGATAAATATGCATCCTGATAGTATATTTTTGGGTGAGTTCTTATTGTATCAAATTCGCTCTATGGATAAGTTAATTAAAGAAGAATCTCAGTATCAAGCTATACAAAAAATGAATAAAAATATAATAGAATCAGCCAAAACTTGGATAAGATTTAATGGTTCAGATAGAAACTATCCAGAAGTTTTATACATTAGTATGATAGCGCATCTTAGTAGTGATTTACGCGATGATGCAGAGTATATACTTGATATGTTAATGACCGAACATGGCAATGATCAATGGACAAAGCGTGCTATAATGGGATATGCTGATTATTTAGTAGCTCATGGTAAATTGACTGATGGAATGAGGTTTTATGAAGATGTGCTATATAGCTCAAATGATATTGATATTGCTAGTGAAGCTTCATTAAAATTAGTTAAAATTTATCTATCTCAGCAAAGATTTAGCGAAGCTGCTCAATATATAGATAGAGTTGTTACAGCAAACCCAAAATATATCTTAGCACATAAAAGTTATAGTATAGAGATTGCCGATGAGCTAAGGGCAAATAATCTATTTGATACAGCAGCTAAGATTTATAAGAGTGTTTTTATGGATTCGAATCTACATGATAGCTATTATGAGATTAGTCTTAGACGTCTTGGCACTACTATAGTACGCGGTAAAGATCCAGTTAGTGCATATGAGTATCTTCAAAGATATAAGAAGGAATTTCCAGATAATGAGTTTAGCAGTGAGATAGAACACTCTTTAGATTACCTATTTTTTGATATGCCTGGTAAAAGTAGTGATGAAAAGCATGCCCACTATAATAATTTATTAGAGAAATATCCAGGGCAAGAACTAGCTAAAAAGGCGCTTATTGAAGAGGTTAAGCTAAGTTTTGAAGAGAAAAAATATGCTAATATATTAAAACTTAATAGATTAATAGCAGATTTAAATCAGAGCAATATCTCTGATATGATGCAAGCCTCTGCTTTAAATTTGGCAAATAGATATAATCAAAATCTAGACTGCCTAGATGCAATTGCACTTGTAGATGAATATGATTTAGAAAGCAAAATAGCCGATCAACTTAAGCTATTTAACTGCTATGATAGAACTAAAAGATATGCTAGTGCTTATAATTTAGTAGAACAAAATTTAAATGAGCCAAATTTAAACAATAGAGTAGTTTGGCTAAATAATCTAACTAAAATTAACTATAAATTATCTAGATTTACTAGTGCAATAGATAGTAGTTTTAAGGCTGTTGATTTAGCTAGCAAAGTGCCTTATAGCGACCCAAGCGAGGCTATAATTTATAGATTTTATTCTCTTTTGAAGTTAGATAGATTTGATGAGGCTATATCTGCATTAAAAACTATAGAAGATAATAAAGGTATTGATATTATGCTAATTGAGGCTTATGATACTGCTATGACGTATGCTAATGACAAAGGAGATAAACTAGCCAAAGATTATGCTAAAAAGGTTTTAGATCTGCAAGATAAGCTAAATATTGATACATTTAGTCCAGAAGCTAATTTTGTATATATTGATAATTTAGTGGCAAATTCGGAATTCAAAGAGGCTAAAAACGAGATTTTAGAGCTATTACCTAAGGATTTAAAACCACAAAATAGAGCTAGAGCTTTGCAAAAAATGGCTCAAATAGAAATTTCTCAAAATAGATATAAAGCTGCTGTTTCTTATATAAATGAGTGTCTAAATATCTCTGAAAATAGCCAGTGGAAAGAGCTATGCAAGGAACAAAAGAGATTAGTTGATGGGATTTAG
- the tsaD gene encoding tRNA (adenosine(37)-N6)-threonylcarbamoyltransferase complex transferase subunit TsaD, producing the protein MILGIESSCDDSSVALLDLNLNLVYHKKISQELEHSKYGGVVPELAARLHTAALPNLIKEIKPYFKDIKAIAITNQPGLSVSLVGGVSVAKALSIGLNLPLIEVNHLVGHIYSLFLNSDESLPLGVLLVSGGHTMILYVDENGDITTLASTSDDSFGESFDKVAKMMGLGYPGGAIIESLSQKSSSDRYKFTIPLKGDKRLEYSFSGLKNQVRIEIEKSIANGSQSSDFADIAAGFQRAACEHIIDKLKKICKEKRFKSLGVVGGASANKYLRAKLLEICDKFDMNLLVAPLEFCSDNAAMIARAGIAKYQKSKFINPKELKISPRSSLGSIYL; encoded by the coding sequence GTGATTTTAGGAATTGAGAGTAGTTGCGATGATAGCTCAGTGGCTCTTTTGGATTTAAATTTAAATCTTGTATATCATAAAAAAATTAGCCAAGAATTAGAACATAGCAAATATGGTGGCGTGGTTCCAGAACTAGCTGCAAGACTTCATACTGCTGCTTTGCCAAATTTGATTAAAGAGATTAAGCCATATTTTAAAGATATTAAAGCAATTGCTATAACAAATCAACCAGGTCTTAGTGTAAGCTTGGTTGGTGGAGTGAGTGTGGCAAAAGCTTTGAGTATAGGATTAAATTTGCCGCTAATTGAGGTAAATCACTTAGTTGGGCATATATATTCTTTGTTTTTAAATTCAGATGAGAGCCTACCTCTTGGAGTGCTTTTAGTCAGCGGTGGTCATACTATGATTTTATATGTTGATGAAAATGGAGATATTACCACGCTTGCTTCAACTAGCGATGATAGCTTTGGTGAGAGTTTTGATAAAGTAGCTAAGATGATGGGGCTTGGTTATCCTGGCGGTGCGATAATAGAGAGTTTATCTCAAAAATCCTCTAGCGATAGATATAAATTTACCATTCCATTAAAAGGCGATAAACGCTTAGAATATAGCTTTTCTGGATTAAAAAATCAAGTAAGAATAGAGATAGAAAAAAGCATAGCAAATGGTAGTCAAAGTAGTGATTTTGCTGATATTGCAGCTGGATTTCAAAGAGCAGCTTGCGAGCATATAATAGATAAACTTAAAAAAATTTGCAAAGAAAAGAGATTTAAGAGTTTAGGTGTTGTGGGCGGAGCTAGTGCTAATAAATATTTAAGAGCTAAATTACTTGAAATTTGTGATAAATTTGATATGAATTTGCTTGTTGCTCCGCTGGAGTTTTGTAGTGATAATGCAGCTATGATAGCAAGGGCTGGAATAGCAAAATATCAAAAAAGCAAATTTATTAATCCAAAAGAGTTAAAAATAAGTCCGCGTTCAAGCTTAGGCTCAATTTATTTGTGA
- a CDS encoding M99 family carboxypeptidase catalytic domain-containing protein has protein sequence MRKIIAFLTIFIFASYAYGEFSLIKLGIDNNNTVLVTGGIQGDEPGGFMSANLLARGYEITSGSLYVVPNLNMPSIIKKSRGINGDMNRKFDTLSDKDPEKDIVEQIKSLVLQPNITMLINLHDGSGFYRPKYINKTMNPNRWGNIAIIDQATLEGVLYGNLEEIANKVVDKLNTKLLNTTHKYHLRNTHTSDGDKEMLKSLSYFAIKNGKAAYANEASKTLPVHERVYYHLIAVEEYLKIAGIEFKRKFELTPKGVKKALDEDLSMLVCGKFMFYSPKSRLGYIPLPSDAQIKLDCDNALVALTKNKNEYNIHYGNRIVTRFTPEFFEYSNLIDEIGISIDGNEPEFIKLGQKIMVKNSFKIIKKDGVRTNIIGYGTTREDESDIKMSKNMIKSRFSMDKSEQIYRVEFYEDSGLKDKFIGMILVEFAK, from the coding sequence TTGCGTAAAATTATTGCATTTTTAACTATTTTTATATTTGCTAGTTATGCTTATGGAGAGTTTTCTTTAATAAAACTTGGCATTGATAATAACAATACTGTACTTGTAACTGGTGGAATTCAAGGCGATGAACCAGGTGGATTTATGTCTGCTAATTTATTAGCTCGTGGATATGAGATTACATCAGGATCGCTATATGTAGTGCCAAATTTAAATATGCCAAGCATTATTAAAAAATCTCGTGGTATAAATGGAGATATGAACCGCAAATTTGATACACTTTCAGATAAAGATCCTGAAAAAGATATAGTAGAACAGATTAAATCTTTGGTTTTGCAACCTAATATTACTATGCTTATAAATTTGCATGATGGAAGTGGTTTTTATCGTCCAAAATATATCAATAAAACAATGAATCCAAATCGCTGGGGAAATATCGCTATAATAGATCAAGCCACTCTTGAAGGTGTGTTATATGGAAATTTAGAAGAGATTGCTAATAAAGTAGTAGATAAGCTAAATACAAAACTTTTAAACACAACACATAAATATCATCTTCGCAATACTCACACCTCTGATGGCGATAAAGAGATGTTAAAGAGTTTATCATATTTTGCGATAAAAAACGGTAAAGCAGCTTATGCAAATGAAGCTAGTAAGACATTACCAGTTCATGAAAGAGTCTATTATCATCTAATTGCAGTTGAGGAGTATTTAAAGATTGCTGGTATTGAGTTTAAGCGTAAATTTGAGCTTACTCCAAAAGGTGTAAAAAAGGCTCTAGATGAAGATTTATCTATGCTAGTGTGTGGCAAGTTTATGTTTTATTCGCCAAAATCTAGATTGGGTTATATTCCTTTGCCTAGTGATGCTCAGATAAAACTTGATTGCGATAATGCCTTAGTAGCATTAACAAAAAACAAAAACGAGTACAATATTCACTATGGAAATAGAATTGTTACAAGATTTACTCCTGAGTTTTTTGAATACTCTAATTTAATTGATGAAATAGGAATTAGTATAGATGGAAATGAGCCTGAATTTATCAAATTAGGTCAAAAAATTATGGTAAAAAATAGCTTTAAAATTATTAAAAAAGATGGAGTAAGAACAAATATTATAGGATATGGCACAACTAGAGAAGATGAAAGCGATATAAAAATGAGTAAAAATATGATAAAATCTCGCTTTTCAATGGATAAAAGTGAGCAAATTTATAGAGTTGAATTTTATGAAGATAGTGGCTTAAAAGATAAGTTTATCGGTATGATTTTAGTGGAGTTTGCTAAGTGA
- the dxr gene encoding 1-deoxy-D-xylulose-5-phosphate reductoisomerase translates to MIILGSSGSIGLNALNLAKEYNLKIDALACKSSLKVLNAQIEEFSPKLVYIDDDSLKPLVNHKFVFSKKDGIEKFLIACDEQSHGSKLINAFVGFDGLVPSVMALKLGFDLALANKESLVAGGQFLDCSKITPIDSEHFGLKFLLKDRPELHRLIITASGGAFYGRDIASLKDASVEDALKHPNWNMGAKITIDSATMVNKLFEIIEAFWLYGCQNIEAYIERKSLIHALIEFKDGSTTAHISKPDMRLAIAHAIGLNNQRIIENLDITKLQNITLEPIDLERYRAFSLKDNLLQNPQIGAIINAANDEIVAGFLSKKVKFNSISSAIFDALDRFSCFKLDSLDSVIEINQKVREYIKHRYIS, encoded by the coding sequence ATGATAATTCTTGGTAGCAGTGGAAGTATCGGTCTAAATGCATTAAATTTAGCCAAAGAGTATAACTTAAAAATCGATGCTTTAGCATGTAAAAGTAGTCTTAAAGTATTAAACGCACAAATAGAGGAATTCTCTCCAAAATTAGTATATATAGATGATGATAGCTTAAAACCTTTGGTAAATCACAAATTTGTCTTTAGCAAAAAAGATGGAATAGAGAAATTTTTAATAGCATGTGATGAGCAAAGTCATGGCTCAAAACTCATAAATGCTTTTGTAGGATTTGATGGATTAGTGCCTAGTGTGATGGCTTTAAAGTTGGGATTTGATCTGGCTTTGGCAAATAAAGAGAGCCTTGTAGCTGGTGGGCAATTCTTAGATTGTTCAAAGATTACGCCAATTGATAGTGAGCATTTTGGACTTAAATTTTTGCTAAAAGATCGCCCAGAGCTACATAGATTGATTATTACAGCAAGTGGTGGTGCCTTTTATGGGCGTGATATTGCTAGTTTAAAAGATGCTAGTGTAGAAGACGCATTAAAACATCCTAATTGGAATATGGGGGCAAAGATTACTATTGATAGCGCTACAATGGTAAATAAGCTATTTGAGATTATTGAAGCGTTTTGGCTATATGGATGCCAAAATATAGAAGCATATATAGAAAGAAAGTCTTTAATTCACGCACTTATTGAATTTAAAGATGGCTCTACGACTGCACATATATCAAAACCAGATATGAGACTAGCTATTGCTCATGCTATAGGTCTTAATAATCAAAGAATTATTGAAAATTTAGATATTACAAAATTACAAAATATAACTCTTGAGCCAATTGATTTGGAGCGATATAGGGCTTTTAGTTTAAAAGATAATCTTTTACAAAATCCACAAATTGGTGCAATTATAAATGCTGCAAATGATGAAATAGTAGCAGGATTTTTAAGTAAGAAGGTTAAATTTAACTCCATTAGTAGTGCGATTTTTGATGCTTTGGATAGATTTTCTTGTTTTAAATTAGATAGCTTAGATTCTGTAATTGAGATAAATCAAAAAGTAAGAGAGTATATAAAACATAGATATATTAGTTAA
- a CDS encoding phosphatidate cytidylyltransferase, with the protein MKKRIMIGVALFVAFLAVALLNIFWLNFVIFGVILAISVLESLNLYGLKERFLAVIAVVFFTLLPFVGGIQDVFKIIILNLVVVASVLAYTKNENLKLILPFIYPTAPIFILFAIYQSYGIAALFWLIFSVIASDSGAYFVGKFFGKRSFSLASPNKTIEGVAGGFVIGSIFGIISGLILMDIAFVIVVLCSVSVVIFGIFGDLFESYLKRLAGVKDSGVILGEQGGLLDRMDGYLFGVLAMYMVLV; encoded by the coding sequence ATGAAAAAAAGAATTATGATCGGTGTTGCTTTATTCGTAGCATTTTTGGCAGTAGCATTGCTAAATATATTTTGGCTAAATTTTGTAATTTTTGGTGTTATTTTAGCCATATCGGTGTTAGAGAGTTTAAATCTTTATGGATTAAAAGAGAGATTTTTAGCAGTAATTGCAGTAGTATTTTTTACCTTGCTCCCATTTGTTGGTGGAATACAAGATGTTTTTAAGATTATTATCTTAAATTTGGTTGTAGTAGCTAGTGTTTTAGCATATACTAAAAATGAGAATTTAAAGCTGATTTTGCCTTTTATATATCCAACAGCACCTATATTTATACTATTTGCAATATATCAAAGTTATGGTATTGCGGCTCTATTTTGGTTGATATTTAGCGTAATTGCTAGTGATAGTGGGGCCTATTTTGTTGGTAAATTTTTTGGTAAAAGAAGCTTTAGCCTAGCAAGCCCAAATAAGACAATTGAAGGCGTGGCTGGTGGATTTGTGATCGGGTCTATTTTTGGGATAATTTCAGGGCTAATCTTAATGGATATTGCTTTTGTTATTGTTGTTTTATGCTCTGTTAGCGTGGTTATTTTTGGTATATTTGGTGATCTTTTTGAGAGCTATTTAAAGCGTTTAGCTGGAGTTAAAGATAGCGGTGTGATACTAGGCGAACAGGGTGGATTATTAGATAGAATGGATGGATATCTATTTGGCGTCTTGGCGATGTATATGGTGCTTGTATGA
- a CDS encoding D-2-hydroxyacid dehydrogenase produces the protein MKIVCLDADTLGNDVDLDAVFGKFGEFVSYNMTEANQTVQRLQNADIVLTNKVLITKDVIAQTNLKLICVTATGVNNIDLEAAKEANIPVKNVAGYSTNSVAQQTFANILALRNSTSYYENYGKNSDGWAKSPIFVNLDRPIFELSGKRFCVVGLGTIGLEIAKIAQAFGCDVCYYSTSGNNSNSEFKRVSFKEALQCDIISIHAPLNENTKNLFDANALNQLKDGAMLVNSGRGGIIDEEKIAQIIDEREIYFATDVLEKEPIRADHPLLKVKNKDRLMITPHIAWASVEARKKLIELSAKNIEDFIKG, from the coding sequence ATGAAAATAGTATGTCTAGATGCTGATACATTAGGTAATGATGTAGATTTAGATGCTGTATTTGGCAAATTTGGTGAGTTTGTTAGCTATAATATGACTGAGGCTAATCAAACAGTTCAAAGACTTCAAAACGCAGATATAGTATTAACAAATAAAGTATTAATTACAAAAGATGTTATTGCTCAAACAAATTTAAAATTAATCTGCGTGACTGCAACAGGGGTAAATAATATCGACTTAGAAGCTGCAAAAGAGGCTAATATTCCAGTTAAAAATGTAGCTGGCTACTCTACAAATAGCGTAGCTCAACAAACTTTTGCCAATATTTTAGCTCTTAGAAATAGTACAAGCTACTATGAAAACTATGGCAAAAATAGCGATGGTTGGGCAAAAAGTCCAATATTTGTAAATTTAGATAGACCAATTTTCGAACTTAGCGGTAAAAGATTTTGCGTAGTTGGTCTTGGCACAATCGGTCTTGAAATAGCTAAAATCGCTCAAGCTTTTGGCTGCGATGTTTGCTACTATTCAACAAGTGGAAACAACTCAAATAGCGAATTTAAAAGAGTAAGCTTTAAAGAGGCTTTACAGTGCGATATAATAAGCATTCACGCTCCATTAAATGAAAATACAAAAAATCTATTTGATGCTAATGCTCTAAACCAGCTAAAAGATGGCGCAATGCTTGTAAATAGCGGTCGTGGCGGTATAATAGATGAAGAAAAAATCGCCCAAATTATAGATGAGCGTGAAATTTATTTTGCTACTGATGTACTTGAAAAAGAGCCAATTAGAGCCGATCATCCTTTATTAAAAGTAAAAAATAAAGATAGATTAATGATTACTCCACATATTGCGTGGGCAAGCGTAGAGGCTAGAAAAAAACTAATTGAGCTAAGTGCTAAAAATATAGAAGATTTCATAAAGGGGTAA
- a CDS encoding YajQ family cyclic di-GMP-binding protein, producing MADEHSFDISASVDMMEVKNALEVAKKEVANRFDFKGLKAEIELNEKDKTITLLSSSDSKIDALKDIVISKLIKREIPPVALSEKSRENASGGNTKCILKLNDTLDSDNAKKITKAIKEAKIKVNASIRGDEVRVVSKSIDELQNTIKLVKGLNLELPLSFKNLK from the coding sequence ATGGCTGATGAACATAGCTTTGATATAAGTGCAAGTGTCGATATGATGGAGGTAAAAAACGCTCTAGAAGTAGCTAAAAAAGAGGTTGCAAATAGGTTTGATTTTAAAGGGTTAAAGGCTGAAATTGAACTAAATGAAAAAGATAAAACCATTACTCTTTTAAGCTCTAGCGACTCTAAAATAGACGCACTAAAAGATATAGTAATAAGCAAATTAATAAAACGAGAAATACCACCAGTTGCACTTAGTGAAAAAAGCAGAGAAAACGCAAGTGGTGGCAATACAAAATGCATACTAAAACTAAATGACACTCTTGATAGCGATAATGCTAAAAAAATTACAAAAGCGATAAAAGAGGCTAAAATCAAGGTAAATGCATCAATTAGAGGCGATGAAGTAAGAGTGGTAAGTAAGTCAATTGATGAGCTTCAAAATACAATAAAGCTAGTAAAAGGTTTAAATTTAGAACTACCACTAAGCTTTAAAAATCTAAAATAA
- a CDS encoding thioredoxin domain-containing protein, whose protein sequence is MKFKKFITAFLLLLAVGANAITEGKEYIKLPSHAQFKDAQNSVIEIFSYGCIHCYNHFRAGTLKFVSEILPDLKYDEWQVRQMGEFGFLMSEVLGYAKSIDEKNGINSLSAKSNFHQVLKGFFEDAFVNKKTYKNGEEFYQRAVSILKANGVQNASIKSILDYADSNEGKEYAKLTDQALEVAKISGTPGFIVNGKYLINIEHINSQEELVEVISELIKLK, encoded by the coding sequence ATGAAATTTAAAAAATTTATTACAGCATTTTTACTTTTACTAGCAGTAGGGGCAAATGCTATCACTGAAGGCAAAGAGTATATCAAACTACCTTCTCATGCGCAGTTTAAAGATGCTCAAAATAGCGTTATAGAGATCTTTAGCTATGGATGTATTCACTGTTATAATCATTTTAGAGCTGGAACGCTAAAGTTTGTATCTGAAATCCTGCCAGATCTAAAATATGATGAATGGCAAGTACGCCAAATGGGGGAATTTGGCTTTTTAATGAGCGAGGTTTTAGGCTATGCTAAGAGCATAGATGAGAAAAATGGAATAAATAGCCTAAGTGCAAAATCAAATTTTCATCAAGTATTAAAAGGCTTTTTTGAAGATGCTTTTGTAAATAAAAAAACATATAAAAATGGCGAAGAATTCTACCAAAGAGCTGTAAGTATTTTAAAAGCAAATGGAGTGCAAAATGCTAGTATAAAATCTATCTTAGATTACGCAGATTCAAATGAGGGTAAAGAGTATGCCAAACTCACTGATCAAGCTTTAGAAGTTGCTAAAATTAGCGGTACTCCTGGATTTATAGTAAATGGTAAATACCTTATCAATATTGAACACATAAATAGCCAAGAAGAGCTAGTAGAGGTAATATCTGAGCTTATAAAATTAAAATAA